One Spodoptera frugiperda isolate SF20-4 chromosome 30, AGI-APGP_CSIRO_Sfru_2.0, whole genome shotgun sequence genomic window carries:
- the LOC118269573 gene encoding putative inner dynein arm light chain, axonemal, with the protein MAERAPVSTEETLVRYDNPVLVVTKRIEKVQVAGTSIQPCVPTEAKKETEEILNAILPPKEWEEDGQIWTQKISSTPATRLDVINLQEMLDTRLQQRQARETGICPVRRQLYTQCFDELIRQVTINCGERGLLLLRVRDEARITMEAYQTLYCSSIAFGMRKALQSEQGKSDLMDQVAKLETERSALEKQCMELKQKTEQLERRAAELRAAEEKRHQEELLALKKTNAQLKAQLEGIIAPKK; encoded by the exons atggctGAAAGAGCACCCGTGTCCACGGAAGAAACTTTAGTTCGTTATGACAATCCTGTGCTAGTCGTTACGAAGAGGATTGAAAAA GTACAAGTAGCTGGTACTTCTATACAACCCTGTGTCCCTACAGAAGCAAAGAAAGAAACAGAAGAAATCCTAAATGCTATTTTGCCACCAAAGGAATGGGAGGAAGATGGACAAATATGGACCCAAAAG ATATCATCAACTCCTGCAACTCGGTTGGATGTGATAAATCTTCAAGAAATGTTGGACACGCGCCTGCAACAGAGGCAAGCCAGAGAGACTGGCATTTGTCCTGTGCGCAGACAACTATACACGCAATGCTTCGATGAACTTATACGACAG GTAACAATAAATTGTGGCGAAAGAGGTCTCCTACTACTGAGAGTGAGGGATGAAGCAAGGATCACGATGGAAGCTTACCAAACACTCTATTGTAGTTCCATTGCCTTTGGCATGAGGAAAGCTTTACAG TCTGAACAAGGGAAATCAGACTTAATGGATCAAGTGGCAAAGTTGGAAACTGAACGTTCAGCTTTGGAGAAGCAATGTATGGAGTTGAAACAGAAGACTGAGCAACTGGAGAGACGCGCGGCTGAGCTACGAGCGGCTGAAGAGAAACGTCACCAAGAAGAGTTGCTTGCCTTGAAGAAGACTAATGCTCAGCTCAAG GCTCAACTGGAAGGCATCATTGCACCAAAGAAGTAA
- the LOC118269570 gene encoding peroxidase isoform X1: protein MLFKRIIEGKSMLNADAKNISPEKCSRRRSECDGCSEHSTILEEMMKMVLLGVVLWAGVTFGSHVAPYPLNLILSTDISHPPPMYDYPFPSAEMLRRLPPVTALHTNRSIRISKLEVSMLERLEINLQSAGITPKAGSAALGLAIDGSVSENAMHYEKSSMTITKASQNLVYTRCRRYGLPNDECASFISTLNLRESEFGGECAALERFTCHTNKMSSKYRTFDGSCNNPVRSSWGQALTGYKRLLHPRYADGIEEPRRALSHNALPSPRAVSTKLTSNLDVPNNGKTMALAIWSQFVYHDLVHTPVRKTIHTNQAIRCCGNDGFPLSPRYIHPSCMPISVPHDDPFYKEKYVTCMEYTRSVTTYRGDCTFGAAEQMNQATHFLDGSNIYGANSYDAAALRERTGGLLKTAQIEDEEHLPLAANPTEQCLVDSKTGTCFNTGDARANTHPWLASMYSIWVREHNRIARTLATLNPGWNSDRLYHEARRIVIAELQHITYKTWLPALTGKSFDELYESYDPGYVSEIDPTITNSFATAAFHFVNSLLDQDIELVDKDNTVTPHRLLNNYFKPELVSQKGGLEKILRGMVSQKSQGMDFNYDDDLRQQWLGGLDVLAVDIQRGRDHGLPGYTQYRTLCGLPAVSSFQQLSDVMPEETIEKLAKLYENSGDIDLVIGLMAESPVPGSLLGPTAICIIKEQLWRTKAGDRYFYSHQDEAGKFTKRQLAEIKRSSLARLLCDNTPFDRIQKDAFQPVSESNPIVPCEEIKKVNLEAWQASTEQPDILTRTNNWLKNKVGSSGNSTK from the exons ATGTTGTTTAAACGGATCATTGAAGGAAAGTCCATGTTGAACGCGGATGCCAAGAACATTTCGCCGGAGAAATGTTCTAGAAGGAGGTCGGAATGTGATGGATGTAGTGAACATTCCAC TATATTGGAAGAAATGATGAAGATGGTGTTACTTGGTGTGGTGCTCTGGGCGGGAGTCACCTTCGGGAGTCATGTGGCTCCTTATCCtctaaatcttattttatcTACTG ACATTAGTCATCCTCCACCTATGTATGATTATCCGTTTCCGAGTGCTGAAATGTTGAGGAGGTTACCGCCTGTTACTGCACTGCACACAAACAGGTCGATAAGGATCAGCAAGCTAGAAGTATCCATGTTGGAAAGGTTGGAAATAAACTTGCAGTCCGCTGGGATCACTCCTAAAGCGGGCTCCGCTGCGCTTGGTCTGGCGATCGACGGTTCCGTCTCCGAAAATGCCATGCACTATGAGAAGTCATCGATGACGATCACCAAAGCGTCTCAGAATCTAGTCTACACGAGGTGCCGAAG ATATGGTTTGCCAAATGATGAGTGTGCGAGTTTCATCAGCACGTTGAATTTGCGTGAGAGTGAGTTTGGTGGCGAGTGTGCGGCTCTAGAGCGTTTCACTTGTCATACAAATAAGATGTCCTCGAAGTATCGTACTTTCGATGGTTCCTGCAACAATCCTGTGCGGTCTTCATGGGGTCAGGCACTCACCGGCTACAAACGTCTTCTGCATCCCAGATATGCCGATGGCATTGAAGAG CCTCGTCGCGCTTTGAGCCACAATGCGCTGCCGTCTCCTCGCGCAGTCAGTACTAAGCTTACAAGCAACTTGGATGTGCCAAACAATGGCAAGACCATGGCATTAGCCATCTGGAGTCAGTTTGTCTACCATGATCTGGTGCACACTCCAGTTCGCAAAACAA TTCACACGAACCAAGCTATCCGGTGCTGTGGAAACGATGGGTTCCCTCTTAGTCCAAGATACATCCATCCGAGCTGTATGCCCATCTCTGTGCCTCATGATGATCCTTTCTACAAGGAGAAGTACGTCACTTGCATGGAGTACACTCGATCCGTCACTACCTACAGAGGAGACTGCACTTTTGGAGCTGCTGAGCAG atGAACCAGGCGACACACTTCCTTGATGGATCAAACATTTATGGCGCAAACAGTTATGATGCGGCAGCCCTACGTGAGAGGACCGGGGGTCTTCTAAAGACTGCTCAAATTGAAGACGAAGAACATCTGCCATTAGCTGCCAACCCTACTGAGCAGTGTCTAGTGGACAGCAAAACTGGAACTTGCTTTAACACCG GTGATGCTCGTGCCAACACCCACCCATGGCTAGCGAGTATGTACTCCATTTGGGTGAGAGAACACAACCGCATCGCTCGTACCCTGGCCACTCTCAATCCTGGCTGGAACTCCGACCGTCTGTACCATGAAGCGAGAAGGATTGTCATTGCTGAACTCCAACACATCACCTATAAGACCTGGTTGCCAGCACTTACtg GAAAGTCCTTCGATGAGCTATACGAGAGTTATGACCCAGGATACGTCTCAGAGATTGACCCCACAATCACCAACTCCTTTGCCACTGCTGCCTTCCACTTCGTCAATAGCCTTCTTGACCAGGACATTGAGCTCGTTGACAAAGACAACACTGTGACACCTCACCGTCTTCTAAACAACTACTTCAAGCCAGAGCTGGTCTCACAGAAGGGAGGATTGGAGAAGATCTTGAGAGGAATGGTCAGTCAGAAGAGCCAGGGAATGGACTTCaactatgatgatgat CTCCGTCAACAATGGTTGGGTGGTCTAGATGTGCTGGCTGTGGACATCCAACGTGGTCGTGACCATGGTCTACCTGGCTACACCCAGTACCGCACTCTCTGTGGCTTGCCTGCCGTCTCCAGCTTCCAACAACTCAGTGACGTCATGCCAGAAGAG ACAATTGAAAAACTGGCAAAACTGTACGAGAATTCTGGTGACATCGACCTGGTCATTGGTCTGATGGCAGAGTCGCCTGTCCCTGGATCTCTTTTGGGACCCACAGCCATTTGCATTATca AGGAACAACTTTGGCGCACAAAGGCAGGAGACAGATATTTCTACAGCCACCAAGATGAAGCTGGCAAGTTCACTAAGAGGCAGCTTGCTGAAATCAAGCGCTCATCTCTCGCAAGACTGCTTTGTGACAATACACCGTTTGATAGAATTCAGAAGGATGCCTTCCAGCCGGTGTCtgaaag CAATCCTATCGTCCCATGTGAAGAAATCAAAAAGGTCAACTTGGAAGCGTGGCAGGCGTCAACAGAACAGCCTGACATTCTCACTCGCACCAACAATTGGCTCAAAAACAAAGTCGGCAGCTCAGGGAACTCCACTAAGTAG
- the LOC118269572 gene encoding mediator of RNA polymerase II transcription subunit 4 gives MASHLSTKDRLLALIDDIELISKEMIEVSIAPKPQKLSAADHAQLTELLLSKDSELKKALELADEQAKIQQKMNDLKAEVENKDQDIFQLQRQLKDAEQILATSLYQARQKLASIVKSRKRPVPSEELIKFAHRISASNAVSAPLSWQPGDPRRPYPTDLEMRLGMLGRLCDLPLNGHTPSTLNELHRMTTGGVPASATNQFTWHPSGELHMSVGGGNSVSIDSRGKDAPNQEDVEVMSTDSSSSSSSDSQ, from the exons ATGGCATCTCATCTGAGTACTAAAGACCGACTCCTGGCGCTGATTGATGATATCGAGTTAATTtcaaa AGAAATGATTGAAGTGTCAATAGCTCCTAAGCCTCAGAAGCTTTCCGCCGCAGACCATGCTCAGTTAACAGAATTGTTACTTTCAAAAGATTCAGAATTGAAGAAAGCTTTGGAGTTAGCTGATGAACAGGCTAAGATTCAACAAAAAATGAATGACTTGAAAGCAGAAGTTGAAAATAAG GATCAAGACATCTTCCAATTACAAAGGCAACTAAAAGATGCGGAACAAATTCTCGCAACGTCATTATATCAAGCCAGGCAGAAACTTGCATCAATAGTCAAGTCTAGGAAACGGCCGGTACCATCAGAAGAATTGATTAAGTTTGCACACAG AATTAGTGCATCAAATGCTGTGAGTGCACCTCTTTCCTGGCAGCCTGGAGATCCTCGCCGTCCATACCCCACAGACCTGGAGATGCGGTTAGGTATGCTCGGCCGGCTCTGTGACTTGCCACTGAATGGACACACTCCATCCACACTAAATGAACTACACAGAATGACCACGGGCGGAG tgCCAGCATCAGCAACAAACCAGTTCACATGGCATCCATCAGGCGAGCTCCACATGTCAGTTGGTGGCGGAAACTCCGTGTCCATCGACAGCCGTGGCAAGGACGCGCCAAACCAGGAAGATGTTGAAGTGATGTCCACCGATTCGAGTTCAAGTTCAAGCAGTGACTCTCAATGA
- the LOC118269570 gene encoding peroxidase isoform X3 codes for MMKMVLLGVVLWAGVTFGSHVAPYPLNLILSTDISHPPPMYDYPFPSAEMLRRLPPVTALHTNRSIRISKLEVSMLERLEINLQSAGITPKAGSAALGLAIDGSVSENAMHYEKSSMTITKASQNLVYTRCRRYGLPNDECASFISTLNLRESEFGGECAALERFTCHTNKMSSKYRTFDGSCNNPVRSSWGQALTGYKRLLHPRYADGIEEPRRALSHNALPSPRAVSTKLTSNLDVPNNGKTMALAIWSQFVYHDLVHTPVRKTIHTNQAIRCCGNDGFPLSPRYIHPSCMPISVPHDDPFYKEKYVTCMEYTRSVTTYRGDCTFGAAEQMNQATHFLDGSNIYGANSYDAAALRERTGGLLKTAQIEDEEHLPLAANPTEQCLVDSKTGTCFNTGDARANTHPWLASMYSIWVREHNRIARTLATLNPGWNSDRLYHEARRIVIAELQHITYKTWLPALTGKSFDELYESYDPGYVSEIDPTITNSFATAAFHFVNSLLDQDIELVDKDNTVTPHRLLNNYFKPELVSQKGGLEKILRGMVSQKSQGMDFNYDDDLRQQWLGGLDVLAVDIQRGRDHGLPGYTQYRTLCGLPAVSSFQQLSDVMPEETIEKLAKLYENSGDIDLVIGLMAESPVPGSLLGPTAICIIKEQLWRTKAGDRYFYSHQDEAGKFTKRQLAEIKRSSLARLLCDNTPFDRIQKDAFQPVSESNPIVPCEEIKKVNLEAWQASTEQPDILTRTNNWLKNKVGSSGNSTK; via the exons ATGATGAAGATGGTGTTACTTGGTGTGGTGCTCTGGGCGGGAGTCACCTTCGGGAGTCATGTGGCTCCTTATCCtctaaatcttattttatcTACTG ACATTAGTCATCCTCCACCTATGTATGATTATCCGTTTCCGAGTGCTGAAATGTTGAGGAGGTTACCGCCTGTTACTGCACTGCACACAAACAGGTCGATAAGGATCAGCAAGCTAGAAGTATCCATGTTGGAAAGGTTGGAAATAAACTTGCAGTCCGCTGGGATCACTCCTAAAGCGGGCTCCGCTGCGCTTGGTCTGGCGATCGACGGTTCCGTCTCCGAAAATGCCATGCACTATGAGAAGTCATCGATGACGATCACCAAAGCGTCTCAGAATCTAGTCTACACGAGGTGCCGAAG ATATGGTTTGCCAAATGATGAGTGTGCGAGTTTCATCAGCACGTTGAATTTGCGTGAGAGTGAGTTTGGTGGCGAGTGTGCGGCTCTAGAGCGTTTCACTTGTCATACAAATAAGATGTCCTCGAAGTATCGTACTTTCGATGGTTCCTGCAACAATCCTGTGCGGTCTTCATGGGGTCAGGCACTCACCGGCTACAAACGTCTTCTGCATCCCAGATATGCCGATGGCATTGAAGAG CCTCGTCGCGCTTTGAGCCACAATGCGCTGCCGTCTCCTCGCGCAGTCAGTACTAAGCTTACAAGCAACTTGGATGTGCCAAACAATGGCAAGACCATGGCATTAGCCATCTGGAGTCAGTTTGTCTACCATGATCTGGTGCACACTCCAGTTCGCAAAACAA TTCACACGAACCAAGCTATCCGGTGCTGTGGAAACGATGGGTTCCCTCTTAGTCCAAGATACATCCATCCGAGCTGTATGCCCATCTCTGTGCCTCATGATGATCCTTTCTACAAGGAGAAGTACGTCACTTGCATGGAGTACACTCGATCCGTCACTACCTACAGAGGAGACTGCACTTTTGGAGCTGCTGAGCAG atGAACCAGGCGACACACTTCCTTGATGGATCAAACATTTATGGCGCAAACAGTTATGATGCGGCAGCCCTACGTGAGAGGACCGGGGGTCTTCTAAAGACTGCTCAAATTGAAGACGAAGAACATCTGCCATTAGCTGCCAACCCTACTGAGCAGTGTCTAGTGGACAGCAAAACTGGAACTTGCTTTAACACCG GTGATGCTCGTGCCAACACCCACCCATGGCTAGCGAGTATGTACTCCATTTGGGTGAGAGAACACAACCGCATCGCTCGTACCCTGGCCACTCTCAATCCTGGCTGGAACTCCGACCGTCTGTACCATGAAGCGAGAAGGATTGTCATTGCTGAACTCCAACACATCACCTATAAGACCTGGTTGCCAGCACTTACtg GAAAGTCCTTCGATGAGCTATACGAGAGTTATGACCCAGGATACGTCTCAGAGATTGACCCCACAATCACCAACTCCTTTGCCACTGCTGCCTTCCACTTCGTCAATAGCCTTCTTGACCAGGACATTGAGCTCGTTGACAAAGACAACACTGTGACACCTCACCGTCTTCTAAACAACTACTTCAAGCCAGAGCTGGTCTCACAGAAGGGAGGATTGGAGAAGATCTTGAGAGGAATGGTCAGTCAGAAGAGCCAGGGAATGGACTTCaactatgatgatgat CTCCGTCAACAATGGTTGGGTGGTCTAGATGTGCTGGCTGTGGACATCCAACGTGGTCGTGACCATGGTCTACCTGGCTACACCCAGTACCGCACTCTCTGTGGCTTGCCTGCCGTCTCCAGCTTCCAACAACTCAGTGACGTCATGCCAGAAGAG ACAATTGAAAAACTGGCAAAACTGTACGAGAATTCTGGTGACATCGACCTGGTCATTGGTCTGATGGCAGAGTCGCCTGTCCCTGGATCTCTTTTGGGACCCACAGCCATTTGCATTATca AGGAACAACTTTGGCGCACAAAGGCAGGAGACAGATATTTCTACAGCCACCAAGATGAAGCTGGCAAGTTCACTAAGAGGCAGCTTGCTGAAATCAAGCGCTCATCTCTCGCAAGACTGCTTTGTGACAATACACCGTTTGATAGAATTCAGAAGGATGCCTTCCAGCCGGTGTCtgaaag CAATCCTATCGTCCCATGTGAAGAAATCAAAAAGGTCAACTTGGAAGCGTGGCAGGCGTCAACAGAACAGCCTGACATTCTCACTCGCACCAACAATTGGCTCAAAAACAAAGTCGGCAGCTCAGGGAACTCCACTAAGTAG
- the LOC118269570 gene encoding peroxidase isoform X2, which translates to MLIVKILHRILEEMMKMVLLGVVLWAGVTFGSHVAPYPLNLILSTDISHPPPMYDYPFPSAEMLRRLPPVTALHTNRSIRISKLEVSMLERLEINLQSAGITPKAGSAALGLAIDGSVSENAMHYEKSSMTITKASQNLVYTRCRRYGLPNDECASFISTLNLRESEFGGECAALERFTCHTNKMSSKYRTFDGSCNNPVRSSWGQALTGYKRLLHPRYADGIEEPRRALSHNALPSPRAVSTKLTSNLDVPNNGKTMALAIWSQFVYHDLVHTPVRKTIHTNQAIRCCGNDGFPLSPRYIHPSCMPISVPHDDPFYKEKYVTCMEYTRSVTTYRGDCTFGAAEQMNQATHFLDGSNIYGANSYDAAALRERTGGLLKTAQIEDEEHLPLAANPTEQCLVDSKTGTCFNTGDARANTHPWLASMYSIWVREHNRIARTLATLNPGWNSDRLYHEARRIVIAELQHITYKTWLPALTGKSFDELYESYDPGYVSEIDPTITNSFATAAFHFVNSLLDQDIELVDKDNTVTPHRLLNNYFKPELVSQKGGLEKILRGMVSQKSQGMDFNYDDDLRQQWLGGLDVLAVDIQRGRDHGLPGYTQYRTLCGLPAVSSFQQLSDVMPEETIEKLAKLYENSGDIDLVIGLMAESPVPGSLLGPTAICIIKEQLWRTKAGDRYFYSHQDEAGKFTKRQLAEIKRSSLARLLCDNTPFDRIQKDAFQPVSESNPIVPCEEIKKVNLEAWQASTEQPDILTRTNNWLKNKVGSSGNSTK; encoded by the exons ATGTTAATAGTTAAAATTTTACATCG TATATTGGAAGAAATGATGAAGATGGTGTTACTTGGTGTGGTGCTCTGGGCGGGAGTCACCTTCGGGAGTCATGTGGCTCCTTATCCtctaaatcttattttatcTACTG ACATTAGTCATCCTCCACCTATGTATGATTATCCGTTTCCGAGTGCTGAAATGTTGAGGAGGTTACCGCCTGTTACTGCACTGCACACAAACAGGTCGATAAGGATCAGCAAGCTAGAAGTATCCATGTTGGAAAGGTTGGAAATAAACTTGCAGTCCGCTGGGATCACTCCTAAAGCGGGCTCCGCTGCGCTTGGTCTGGCGATCGACGGTTCCGTCTCCGAAAATGCCATGCACTATGAGAAGTCATCGATGACGATCACCAAAGCGTCTCAGAATCTAGTCTACACGAGGTGCCGAAG ATATGGTTTGCCAAATGATGAGTGTGCGAGTTTCATCAGCACGTTGAATTTGCGTGAGAGTGAGTTTGGTGGCGAGTGTGCGGCTCTAGAGCGTTTCACTTGTCATACAAATAAGATGTCCTCGAAGTATCGTACTTTCGATGGTTCCTGCAACAATCCTGTGCGGTCTTCATGGGGTCAGGCACTCACCGGCTACAAACGTCTTCTGCATCCCAGATATGCCGATGGCATTGAAGAG CCTCGTCGCGCTTTGAGCCACAATGCGCTGCCGTCTCCTCGCGCAGTCAGTACTAAGCTTACAAGCAACTTGGATGTGCCAAACAATGGCAAGACCATGGCATTAGCCATCTGGAGTCAGTTTGTCTACCATGATCTGGTGCACACTCCAGTTCGCAAAACAA TTCACACGAACCAAGCTATCCGGTGCTGTGGAAACGATGGGTTCCCTCTTAGTCCAAGATACATCCATCCGAGCTGTATGCCCATCTCTGTGCCTCATGATGATCCTTTCTACAAGGAGAAGTACGTCACTTGCATGGAGTACACTCGATCCGTCACTACCTACAGAGGAGACTGCACTTTTGGAGCTGCTGAGCAG atGAACCAGGCGACACACTTCCTTGATGGATCAAACATTTATGGCGCAAACAGTTATGATGCGGCAGCCCTACGTGAGAGGACCGGGGGTCTTCTAAAGACTGCTCAAATTGAAGACGAAGAACATCTGCCATTAGCTGCCAACCCTACTGAGCAGTGTCTAGTGGACAGCAAAACTGGAACTTGCTTTAACACCG GTGATGCTCGTGCCAACACCCACCCATGGCTAGCGAGTATGTACTCCATTTGGGTGAGAGAACACAACCGCATCGCTCGTACCCTGGCCACTCTCAATCCTGGCTGGAACTCCGACCGTCTGTACCATGAAGCGAGAAGGATTGTCATTGCTGAACTCCAACACATCACCTATAAGACCTGGTTGCCAGCACTTACtg GAAAGTCCTTCGATGAGCTATACGAGAGTTATGACCCAGGATACGTCTCAGAGATTGACCCCACAATCACCAACTCCTTTGCCACTGCTGCCTTCCACTTCGTCAATAGCCTTCTTGACCAGGACATTGAGCTCGTTGACAAAGACAACACTGTGACACCTCACCGTCTTCTAAACAACTACTTCAAGCCAGAGCTGGTCTCACAGAAGGGAGGATTGGAGAAGATCTTGAGAGGAATGGTCAGTCAGAAGAGCCAGGGAATGGACTTCaactatgatgatgat CTCCGTCAACAATGGTTGGGTGGTCTAGATGTGCTGGCTGTGGACATCCAACGTGGTCGTGACCATGGTCTACCTGGCTACACCCAGTACCGCACTCTCTGTGGCTTGCCTGCCGTCTCCAGCTTCCAACAACTCAGTGACGTCATGCCAGAAGAG ACAATTGAAAAACTGGCAAAACTGTACGAGAATTCTGGTGACATCGACCTGGTCATTGGTCTGATGGCAGAGTCGCCTGTCCCTGGATCTCTTTTGGGACCCACAGCCATTTGCATTATca AGGAACAACTTTGGCGCACAAAGGCAGGAGACAGATATTTCTACAGCCACCAAGATGAAGCTGGCAAGTTCACTAAGAGGCAGCTTGCTGAAATCAAGCGCTCATCTCTCGCAAGACTGCTTTGTGACAATACACCGTTTGATAGAATTCAGAAGGATGCCTTCCAGCCGGTGTCtgaaag CAATCCTATCGTCCCATGTGAAGAAATCAAAAAGGTCAACTTGGAAGCGTGGCAGGCGTCAACAGAACAGCCTGACATTCTCACTCGCACCAACAATTGGCTCAAAAACAAAGTCGGCAGCTCAGGGAACTCCACTAAGTAG